The Williamwhitmania sp. DNA segment CATCATTGCTTGCCAAGTCAACCTTGAAAAATTGGGCTTTTCCACCTGATTGTTCTATGCTCCGAACAACTTCATCTCCCAGCTCCTCGTTCCGTCCTGTGATTACTACCTTAATGCCTTGCTCTGCGAGTTTTATAGCAATGCTTTTACCGATACCTTTTGTGCTACCGGTAACTATGGCTACCTGTTCCATCATCTGTCTTGGTTTTTTCCATGCATTCGTACCACAGGCCAGGCATAGCCTTCATCTGGAAAAAGAATATTCGTCCATGTCGGCCTTCCTTGATTGGTTGAACCGTACAAAATGATGGTGTCTGGCTAATATCTATGTGAAAGGCTTCGAGGTTATCTACCTCAAAAGCAAGGTGATGAAGTCCATTTTCTACATTTGCGATAGGGCAGTTCTGGTCCATTGGCTGTAGCAACTCCACCAACGTGTTGCTCAAATTAATGAAGCCAATTTGCATCCCTACCTCTGGATAGTAGGCAGTTGGTTCAGCCTCAAAACCTCCCGTGCTGCATAGCAGCCGGGAAGTTTGTTGGATGTTGTCTACCTTTACCCCAATGTGGTGTAAATGCAGCGCCATGGATTAAGCAGTTTGGAAATGCTTCTTTTCTGACTTTGTGTAGCTGATGCCCTCGTTGTATCGTTTGATATTCTCTATCAACTTTACAGAAACCTTTTGCATAAGGGCGATATGATTTTCTCCAACGCCAGAGGAGGCCATAAGCACGTTATCGCCAGCTTTGATTAGATTACGCTCTAGGGCAACTAGCAGGTTTGTTGGCGACGATGCGCAGGCAATATTCCCGTAAAGCTCATAGGTTTCAACGAACTTAGTCTCCGGCAGACCAATGGCTTCGCGCCAAGCATTTGGTGCCCATTTTACAGGTTGGTGAAAGGCCGCAAAGTCTATATCTTTGCCAAATAGGTTCTGTTTCTCCAAAGCAGCAGTAACAACCTGGAGCATATCTTCCTGGGCAGTGGCTCCAATTTGGCGGGTCAACTCCGCATTGAGGAAGGTTACGCATTCCTGCTCATGGCTAGGACCCTGACTGGTTCCTTTGAAGAGGAGCGGCTGCCTGCTCTTAAATACGATGGCTTCATGCCTAGCACCGTTGCTGATGGAGGCGGAGCTAATGTATCCATGACCAGCTTCAACCTTTGATACTATCCCTGCCACGGCAGCATCGCCTGTGCATACAGAGTAGTAGGTTGACTTGTCGTTGATAATGGAATCGAGCGAGCTGGCCACAATTAGCACGTTCTTTTTAACACCAGAGTTAACCAGTGCCATGGCTGTTTCCGTCATGGTGATGAAGGAGGAGCAGCAGGTGTCCATGTTGTAGGCTCCGGCATTGGGCAGCATTAGCTTATGCTGAACGAGGGAGGCGTTGAGTGGAACATGTCGGTCGGGTACGAGTGATGATACAAGCACTAGGTCGATATCCTCCTTTGCTAAGCCCGAGCTGAAGATGGCCATAGCACCAGCTATAGTTTCGGCATCGGAGGCGAGCATTGGATGGGGAAATGTGGACTCGCGAACAGATTGGGGATCCATGGGAACACGGCAACGGTACTTGCCACCCTGAAATGGATCTTTGCGTTTTTTCTCGGGCAAGGTTTGAAGCCAAGCTTCATACCAGGGTTGGTTAACCCAGCCCTCCTCGTTGGATTCGGACTTCCCGGGGTGTTTTCCAGTAGCCTCCATCTGTTGGATGTAGTCTGCTGGGAGGAGGGTATTTTCCTTTAAGTAGGCGGTAAAACCCTTAAGGGACTTTTTAGGAAAGGTCTTTCCAGGGTAGTATCCACCCATGCTGATAATTCCAGAGTTTGATTTCATCTCGTTTTGGTTTTGGTCTCAAATTCAAGATTTTGGCATATCTTAGTATTACAAAAATATACAGAAAATCAGTATATGCAACATAAAATACAGAAATAATGTATCTATGCGAGATGAATTACGAAGTAGATTTGTTTTACTTTTCAATTTAGTAGAAAATATAGGCCTTGTAAAATCGAGGGCTGAAGCGGCTTGTAGACTTAACTATCGTCCTCAGGCTTTTAATGAGGTATTGAAAGGAAGGACAAACGTAGGGATAGATTTAATACAAAAATTCTGTATTGAATTCGGTGCAAATCCAGAATATATTATTCTTGGTAGTGGCGATTATTTCAAAGAAAAGAATCAAAATCTTAATGTAAAATTAAAATCTAGTGGAAAAGTTAGGGGCAGTCGATCAAAAAGTGGAGGGAAAGTGGTTGAAGCTTCCGATTGTGAACGCTGCAATGACAAGAATCTGGTGATCGCTGCCATGGAGAAGACTATACTTGCTCAGGAAAATCAAATTGCAACGCTCCGGGAAATGGTTGACCTGCTGAAAAAGCAGATGTGAAAGTTGCTTTAACCATAGAAAAAGCCATTGGGTGGAAGAGACTCCCACACCAATGGCTTGAACTGTTTTGGAGATTCTATTCGTTCAACTTAAAGTAGGCTATTGCTTCTTCCAGTTGGGAAACTTTACTTGCCAACTCTTCTGCATTGGCAGAAACTGTTTCGGCTACGGCAGCATTCTGTTGGGTAACCTGGTTCAGCTGCTGTATGGAGCTATTTATCTGCTCAGCCCCGGTATTTTGCTCATAGCTTGAGGCGGCAATTTCTTGCACAAGGCTTGATGTGTTCTTTATATCTGGCAGAATAGCGGCGAGCATTTCTCCCGCGTTTTTCGTATCCTCCAGACTTCTCTTAGCTAGCGCTGCCACTTGGTTTGCTACAGTACGGCTACGCTCAGCAAGTTTACGTACTTCCGCAGCTACCACCGCAAAGCCACGTCCAGTTTCGCCAGCACGAGCCGCTTCTACGGCGGCATTTAGTGCCAAAATGTTAGTTTGGAAGGCAATTTCTGTAATGACAGCAATGCTTTCTGAGATTTCTTTAACAGAAGCCATGCTCTGCGATGCTGCAATCGAAACCTTATTCATACCCTCTTCCACCTTTTTGGCCATCTTTTCGGTATTGTGGGCGTTGTCGGTATTCTGCTGAATATTGGAGGTCATCTCCTCCATGGAGCTGGAAATTTCTTCGGTGCTCGATGCCTGCTCCGATGCACCCTGCGAAAGTTGCTGGGCAATGGAGGTTAGCTCTTGGCTGGCACTATTTATGGTCATCGTATTCTCTGAAATAACGCCAATCACCTCGCCTAACCGTTCTGCCATCTCGTTGAACGTGTTGGCCAGCTGTCCTATTTCGTCCTTCGACTTAATGGAAATGCGCTTTGAGAGGTCACCTTTGGCAATAAAGGTACTTGCACTGGTAAGCTCGATTAGTGGCTTAAAGGTACGCTTAACCACAATAATTACTATGATGATAAGCACAAGCACAACCAGCAATCCAATGGTTACCTGAATTTTAAGCTGATGCAGGGCATCCTGCATTATGGCAAGCACTGGACCGGTGATAAAGATTTGCCAGGGTTCGCTGGGGTTTCCAATCTTGAGTGGGGAGACAATGTAGCCATAGCGTCCATCGTCCCACATAATTTGCTTACCGCTTTTGAGGTAGTTCATGTGCAGCTCAAAGTCAGGAACCATCTCCTTTACGCTTTTGCCCACCATGGTCGATCGCTTTGAGTTGGCCACAACAACGCCGTTGTTGGCCACAACAGAAATTTCGCCAATGCCTCTAAAAACGTCTGCCCCCTCCATTATTTGCTGAATCTCCTGCAGGTTTAAATCGGCACTAACCACGCCCACGTTTTTGCCATTTCGAACAATGGGGGCGGCAATGCTCGTGCAAAGAATTCCATTTCTCATATGAGGATCGGAAACCATTATAATATTTGATTCCATTACCTTGCGTAAGAAATTCTGGTTGTCCTGAACGTCAACACCCTCGTATAGGCCTAACCCTTTCTGCGAATAAGATGGCATAAACTGGCCGCTGGAATTGCTACCGGCTCTACTTCTCCATTTAATATCCCTGCCGTCGAAACTGTTGGGTTCCCAGAAAGTGCTAAGGCTGTAGAGGTTGCTATTCTGGCTAAATGAATTTTGTAGGACTTGCATAACAAATTCCCGGTTTTCATTTCGCACCTGAAAAACTTCGGCAAGCATTTTAACCTGTTGCTCAGTTTTGTCAAATTCCAAAGCTATTTGGCTACTTTGGAGCTTGTTTACCTCCATTACATATTGTTTCACGTCATTACCCATGATGTTTAGGTTGGTGAAGGCCGTGAATCCAATAAGAACTAAAATTAGAACACTCGTGAGGCTGCCAATGGTCCAGGCAAACCTCCTGACAATTGATTTTTTCTTCATCTTGATTTGGTTTTGGTTAATTCTAAAAATATGATCGTTGTAATGCTACTTCTTGGCTTGGCTTGTTAGCGTGACAATTATTACTCCTTTCCTTTAGAAGGATTGTGTTTAACAATTTACCTAACTTTTTCCTGTTCCACCTTCAAATTAAATTGATCTAAGTTTTCTTACACTTAGCTTATTGTGCCCCTGAACGGTTTCTTTTCAGAGTCGCCTAAAAGTAGCAACTTTTCTGTATTGTCAAACTTAATTTAAGGTGATATTCATTACCAATTATCATCTTTTTTATGTGTTAAAAACAACCTAAATATGGCAATGGGTTGTTCAATTTGAGCCTATACAGTTACCGATATTCAAAAATAGTTTTTGGATGCATTTCCAACGAAAACCCTATATTGTTGCTTCGAATGTGAAAATCTTTTATAGCTTTAAGTTTGTAAGGAGGGTATTATCTTACCCATTGTGTAGTGTTCTGAAATATTGGATTAAAACCATACTAATGCATAAATTAACCGTAGCCGCTATGGCAATCTGGTTGCTTAGCGGCGTCACTTTTCGTGCTTCGGCACAGGATAAGCTTGAGGGAATTCTTCAAAATGAGCTGGGGAAGGTTTACGATGGACTTAAGCAGCAAACCCAGCCGCCTTACTTTATCGACTTTAGGGTAAACCAAATGAAGATGTGGATGCTGCAGTTCTCCTCGGGCAGCCTTACCGGCGATCAGAACGTGGCAACTCGGGTTCTTACCGTTGGAATGCGCGTAGGTAGCTACCAGCGCGACAATAGCCACTCCACCGGCGATGATGGCGAAAATTCATTTAGGCAGGGCTACTCTTTTCCGCAGCTCCTGCCCATTGAGGACGACTCGCTGGCCATCAGTCAGAGCGTTTGGCTTACGTCGGACCTTGCTTTTAAGCAGGCACGGCAATCGTTTAAGGGAATGGAAACCAAACCTACCGACGATAAGGAGGGGAGCAAGATAGCCGACTTTTCGCAGGCAAAACCGGTGCAATACTTTGAGCCTGATACCATGCCAGCACCATCTGCTGCTGAGCTCGACCGGTGGAAGGACGAATTGCGGACTCTTTCGGCATTTGTTGCCAAGGATACCAACGTGGTAAACAGCGAGGCGATTTTACTTATTATGAACGAACGAATCTATTACCTCAATACCGAGGGAGCGCGGGTTGTTCAAAATAGACCACGGCTCCAGCTGCAGCTCATGGCCACCGTGAGAACGGTTGGCGGAAACCTAGCCCCACTCTTTAAATCATACTACGCCACCAGCCTAAATGAATTTCCATCGAATGAGGTGCTTATGAAGGATGCTGCCGACTTGGCTAACCTGCTAAGCCAGCTGCGCACCGCACCACAGGCGGAACCCTATGCGGGGCCGGTAATGCTATCGCCGGAGGCGGCAGGAGTATTCTTCCACGAAATATTTGGACATAGGGTGGAGGGGCAGCGGCTCAACAATGAGAACGACGGTCAAACCTTCAAGGATAAGATCGGCAAAAAAGTTCTCTTTCCCGGATTAAGCGTGGTGTTCGACCCCACTGCAAGCACCCTCGATGGTGTAAAGCTATTTGGCAACTACAAGTACGACGACCAAGGCGTATTGGGCCAGCCGGTTACCGTTGTTGATAAGGGTGTGCTTAAGAATTTCTTGATGTCGCGCACTCCAACCGAGGGAATTGCACAATCGAATGGACATGGCAGGGCACAAATGGGTAGAGCGCCCTTTAGCCGACAATCGAACCTCTTCGTTAAGTTCTCCAGCGGCGATAGCGATGCCGAATTGCGCAAGCTGCTCATCAAGGAGTGCCGCAAGCAGGGGAAGGCATATGGATACTACTTTAAGGAGGTGTATGGCGGCTTTACCACCACCATGCGCTTTTCACCCAACGTGTTTAACATTCTTCCCACCGTGGTCTATCGCATCTACGCAGATGGTCGTCCTGACGAGCTGGTGAGAGGTGTAACCCTCATTGGAACACCCCTGGCCGTATTCTCCGAAATTGTGGCCAATGGCGATAGAAGTGGTGTATTCAACGGCTTTTGCACTGCCGAATCGGGCTCCATACCAGTGGCCACCATCAGTCCGGCACTGGTTATAAAGAAGATTGAAACACAGAAAATGCCCGAGGAGTCGGTGGTATTGCCCCAACTCTCGTCACCAATAGTTAAACCGTAAGCACCTACATAACAATGGTTACCATGCGAACAATTGCCATATCTATAATACTTTTCATTTTCTCGATTGCCTCTGTTGACACGCTATCGGCACAGAGTGCTAGCGCTGCCTCCGATTCGGTGGTGATGAAGGCGCTGCGCGATGAGATTTATCGGAACCTGAACCAGCTGAAGAGCCCCGAGGCCGGAAAGCCCTGCTACATCAGCTACATGCTTTTACGCGGAACGCGCGCTGAGGCCAACGGTTATCTTGGTGCCTTAGTCAACAGCACTAGCAGCCAACTTAACGATTACTACCTACGGTTGCTCATGGGAAGCTTTCAAACTACCGATGAGAACTTTAACGACCCATACGCTCAGCGCAGCTCTAGGGCTACCACAAGCGTAAGCACGCCGCTCGACGACAACTACTGGGGCATCAGACGGGCGTTCTGGTGGAACACCGACAATGTGTTTCGTTCAGCATCCCAAACCTACAGCAACAAGCTGAAGGTGCTCAAGGATAAGACTCTTCCCGCGGAGTATAAGAATTTGCCCGATTACACTTCGGCAGTGCCATTGAAGGCCGATTTTACCCATGGCGAGGTTTTCGAACCCAACCTGCCTCAGCTGGAATTGTTGGCCAGAGAGGTTTCGTCGGTATTTAGGACGCAGCCACAGGTTATCAATTCCGATGTGTCAATTTCGGCGGTAAATGCCATTGCCTATGTGGTAACTACCGAGGGAACTGAGATTAAAATTCCACTGAACTTAGCCGTTGCAACCATTAGGGCTAGCGTATACTCCAACGATGGCCAACCAATGAGCGATAAGCTAATATATGTGGCTCGATTCACCAATCAGCTGCCCGTGGCCGATACCATGAAGCAGCATGCTCAGGAGCTGGTCGACTATTTGGTGAAGCTGAAGGATGCTAAAGTTGAAACCGAAGCCTATACCGGTCCGGTAATGCTCTACCAGCAAGTGGTTGCTTCGGCCTTTGGTGCCACGCTCTTTGCTGGCACAACGCCGCTGGTGGCCTACAGGGAGCCCATTGTAAATAGCTTTTCAAAAATGCTTACGGTAAATGGCAGCGGATCTATTGAGTTGAAGCTCGGTAAACGCGTCGTTTCCAAAGATATTTCGGTGGTGCTGAAGCCACACATTCGGTATTTCAAAAAGGTTGAGCTGCTTGGCAGCTACGATGTGGATGGCGAGGGAGTTGTTCCTCCCGACGAGCTGGTTCTCGTGGAGAATGGTGTGCTAAAGAACCTTATAAGCAACCGTGTTCCAACACCTAAGGTGAGGACATCGAATGGCCACCACCGCATTTACCTCAGCGGGTACGGAACATCATCCTTTACCGATGGGCCGGGAGTAGCCTTTATTACCACCGATGCACCCAAAAGCCATGAGGAGCTGATGCAGATGTTGAAGGATGAGATGGAGGCGAAGGGGCTCGACCATGCCTACGTTATTCGGCCCTTGATTAGCAGCTGCACCTCCAGCCCATTTTGCTACTACCGGTTCGATTTGGCTACCGGCAAGGAGACGCTGGTTCGCTCCATAGAGGCTAGCGACATCACCCTCAACAGCATGAACAAGATTCTTGGGTGTGGTGATGGCCAATTTCTGTCGAACTATCTCCTTAAATCGTATGGAATGGGAACAGATAATTCAGACGGGTTGCCGGTTTCCATTGTTGCTCCAAATACAATTCTGCTGCAGGAGCTGACGCTCGATCCTCAGGCCTCCTCATTCAACACCGATGCTCCGCTGCTGGATAATCCGGTTGGAGGAGACGATGGCGAGTAGCACTCAGCGATAGCATAAAAAAGCCCCGAGAGAATCGATGAACGACTCTTCCGGGGCTTTTTCTTTGTTAAAAAGGGCCCTATTACATTGTTTCTGCTCGGTAACCTGCCTTAGTAAGTATGGCTTGAATATCTTCCGGTGAGAGGTTTTCGGTCTCTACAGTAAGAATCTTTAGCGGGTTGGTGGTGTCCACCTTCCAGGAGGCAACGCCTTCGGCTTCATTCAAAAATGGGGTTACCTTGGCTATGCATCCGCCGCAGTTGACGTTGGTTTTAAACTCTAGCGTTTTCATTGTATTTGTGTTTTAAGTGAATATTCAATAGTTGGTTATACATGCTATCCCTTTCTAAGCCTTAGGCTGTTGCTTACCACCGATACCGAGCTCATGGCCATGGCCGCACCGGCAATCATGGGGTTAAGCAGGAATCCGGTAAAGGGGAATAGAATACCGGCGGCAATTGGAATCCCAATTACGTTGTAAATAAAAGCCCAGAAGAGGTTTTGACGGATAATTTTCACCGTCTTTTTCGAGAGGGCAATGGCCTGCACAATGAGCATCAGGTCGCTGGAGATAATGGTCATTTTGGCCACATCAATGGCAATATCGGAACCCTTGCCCATGGCTATACCAATGTTGGCGGTTGCCAGCGCCTGCGAGTCGTTTATGCCGTCGCCAACCATGGCTACAACCTTGCCTAGCAGCTGCAGCTCCTTCACAAACTGAGCCTTATCGGCAGGGAGAGCCTCGGCCTTGAAGTGCCCGATGCCAACCTGCTGCGCAATGGCGGCGGCCGTTTGATGGTTATCGCCGGTGAACATGTAAACCTCAATGCCCAGCTGCTTGAGCTCGGCAATGGCCTTGGCGGAGGTGGGCTTCACCCTATCGGCAATGGAGGCTACGGCAACCATGCGGTTGTCCTCGGCCATGAACACAATGGTTTGGGCCTGCTCCTCCAGCTTTTCAACTTCTGCCTTCAGGGCTGCATCCTCTTCAACCTGGTTATTCTTCATCATTCTACCGTTACCAATAAGGTAGCGATGGTTGTTGTATAGCGCTACAATGCCCTCGCCGGCTCGGTTTTCAATGGTTTGCAGCTCCACCGGCTCGGTAAGCTCTTTCCGCAGATGGTCCACGATGGCTTCGGCAAGGGGGTGCTCGGACTGGCTCTCCATGGCCAGCATAACCTGCCGTAGGTGCGCCTCATTACTGTTTTGGCCGAATAGCATGCCGGCAACGAGGGGCTTGCCTTCGGTTATGGTTCCTGTTTTATCTAGAATAATGGCGTTTACCTTATGGGCAACCTCCAGACTTTCGGCATCCTTTATCAGAATTCCGTGCTGGGCGCCACGACCCACCGCAACCATAATGGCGGTGGGAGTGGCCAGCCCAAGGGCGCAGGGGCAGGCAATAACCAGCACCGTAGCCATGGCAAGCAGGGCATGGGTTAGCGAGTTGGCGCCGCCAAAGGCCATCCAGAGGCCAAAGCTGAGCAGCGAAATGGAGATAACCACCGGAACAAATATGCCGGCCACCTTGTCCACCAGCTTTTGAACGGGGGCCTTGCTTCCCTGAGCCTCCTCCACGGTCTTTATGATTTGGGCAAGAATGGTGTTTGCACCAACCTTTTCGGCCCTAAACCGGAAGCTTCCCTTCTGGTTGATGGTTCCGGCAAATACCTTTAAACCTTCCGATTTTTCGACGGGAATGGGCTCACCGCTAATCATGCTCTCGTCCACAAACGAGCTGCCCGAAATTACCTCACCATCCACAGGAATGCGGTCGCCGGGGCGCACCAGTAGGGTGTAACCCACCTCCACGCGGCTGATGGACATCTCCTCCTCCTTGCCATCGGGGCCTATTACCAGCACCGTTTTGGGTTGAAGGCCAATGAGCTTCTT contains these protein-coding regions:
- a CDS encoding metallopeptidase TldD-related protein; this encodes MRTIAISIILFIFSIASVDTLSAQSASAASDSVVMKALRDEIYRNLNQLKSPEAGKPCYISYMLLRGTRAEANGYLGALVNSTSSQLNDYYLRLLMGSFQTTDENFNDPYAQRSSRATTSVSTPLDDNYWGIRRAFWWNTDNVFRSASQTYSNKLKVLKDKTLPAEYKNLPDYTSAVPLKADFTHGEVFEPNLPQLELLAREVSSVFRTQPQVINSDVSISAVNAIAYVVTTEGTEIKIPLNLAVATIRASVYSNDGQPMSDKLIYVARFTNQLPVADTMKQHAQELVDYLVKLKDAKVETEAYTGPVMLYQQVVASAFGATLFAGTTPLVAYREPIVNSFSKMLTVNGSGSIELKLGKRVVSKDISVVLKPHIRYFKKVELLGSYDVDGEGVVPPDELVLVENGVLKNLISNRVPTPKVRTSNGHHRIYLSGYGTSSFTDGPGVAFITTDAPKSHEELMQMLKDEMEAKGLDHAYVIRPLISSCTSSPFCYYRFDLATGKETLVRSIEASDITLNSMNKILGCGDGQFLSNYLLKSYGMGTDNSDGLPVSIVAPNTILLQELTLDPQASSFNTDAPLLDNPVGGDDGE
- a CDS encoding methyl-accepting chemotaxis protein, translated to MKKKSIVRRFAWTIGSLTSVLILVLIGFTAFTNLNIMGNDVKQYVMEVNKLQSSQIALEFDKTEQQVKMLAEVFQVRNENREFVMQVLQNSFSQNSNLYSLSTFWEPNSFDGRDIKWRSRAGSNSSGQFMPSYSQKGLGLYEGVDVQDNQNFLRKVMESNIIMVSDPHMRNGILCTSIAAPIVRNGKNVGVVSADLNLQEIQQIMEGADVFRGIGEISVVANNGVVVANSKRSTMVGKSVKEMVPDFELHMNYLKSGKQIMWDDGRYGYIVSPLKIGNPSEPWQIFITGPVLAIMQDALHQLKIQVTIGLLVVLVLIIIVIIVVKRTFKPLIELTSASTFIAKGDLSKRISIKSKDEIGQLANTFNEMAERLGEVIGVISENTMTINSASQELTSIAQQLSQGASEQASSTEEISSSMEEMTSNIQQNTDNAHNTEKMAKKVEEGMNKVSIAASQSMASVKEISESIAVITEIAFQTNILALNAAVEAARAGETGRGFAVVAAEVRKLAERSRTVANQVAALAKRSLEDTKNAGEMLAAILPDIKNTSSLVQEIAASSYEQNTGAEQINSSIQQLNQVTQQNAAVAETVSANAEELASKVSQLEEAIAYFKLNE
- a CDS encoding heavy-metal-associated domain-containing protein, which produces MKTLEFKTNVNCGGCIAKVTPFLNEAEGVASWKVDTTNPLKILTVETENLSPEDIQAILTKAGYRAETM
- a CDS encoding 3-oxoacyl-[acyl-carrier-protein] synthase III C-terminal domain-containing protein, with translation MKSNSGIISMGGYYPGKTFPKKSLKGFTAYLKENTLLPADYIQQMEATGKHPGKSESNEEGWVNQPWYEAWLQTLPEKKRKDPFQGGKYRCRVPMDPQSVRESTFPHPMLASDAETIAGAMAIFSSGLAKEDIDLVLVSSLVPDRHVPLNASLVQHKLMLPNAGAYNMDTCCSSFITMTETAMALVNSGVKKNVLIVASSLDSIINDKSTYYSVCTGDAAVAGIVSKVEAGHGYISSASISNGARHEAIVFKSRQPLLFKGTSQGPSHEQECVTFLNAELTRQIGATAQEDMLQVVTAALEKQNLFGKDIDFAAFHQPVKWAPNAWREAIGLPETKFVETYELYGNIACASSPTNLLVALERNLIKAGDNVLMASSGVGENHIALMQKVSVKLIENIKRYNEGISYTKSEKKHFQTA
- a CDS encoding VOC family protein, coding for MALHLHHIGVKVDNIQQTSRLLCSTGGFEAEPTAYYPEVGMQIGFINLSNTLVELLQPMDQNCPIANVENGLHHLAFEVDNLEAFHIDISQTPSFCTVQPIKEGRHGRIFFFQMKAMPGLWYECMEKTKTDDGTGSHSYR
- a CDS encoding heavy metal translocating P-type ATPase; this encodes MTDTNSKELILPIAGMQSEHCALTVDQTLAAQAGVTAHRVELNNNRAVLTVNSGKFDLAKAVEAIKGVGYEVPTTIKTFPVTGLSCASCALSVESMLGAQRGVTHAAVNFAASSALVTYVPGAASTTDFKAAIQAIGYDLLVDEDEATEDIQQELHRKKYGQLRRNTIWAGVLALPVALLSMVFTHLPYRTWIMMLLALPVVFYFGRTFFVNAYKQARHGKANMDTLVALSTGISFLFSAFNTLFPQFWEQRGLEAHVYFEASAVIIFFILLGRLLEERAKANTSSAIKKLIGLQPKTVLVIGPDGKEEEMSISRVEVGYTLLVRPGDRIPVDGEVISGSSFVDESMISGEPIPVEKSEGLKVFAGTINQKGSFRFRAEKVGANTILAQIIKTVEEAQGSKAPVQKLVDKVAGIFVPVVISISLLSFGLWMAFGGANSLTHALLAMATVLVIACPCALGLATPTAIMVAVGRGAQHGILIKDAESLEVAHKVNAIILDKTGTITEGKPLVAGMLFGQNSNEAHLRQVMLAMESQSEHPLAEAIVDHLRKELTEPVELQTIENRAGEGIVALYNNHRYLIGNGRMMKNNQVEEDAALKAEVEKLEEQAQTIVFMAEDNRMVAVASIADRVKPTSAKAIAELKQLGIEVYMFTGDNHQTAAAIAQQVGIGHFKAEALPADKAQFVKELQLLGKVVAMVGDGINDSQALATANIGIAMGKGSDIAIDVAKMTIISSDLMLIVQAIALSKKTVKIIRQNLFWAFIYNVIGIPIAAGILFPFTGFLLNPMIAGAAMAMSSVSVVSNSLRLRKG
- a CDS encoding TldD/PmbA family protein, whose product is MAIWLLSGVTFRASAQDKLEGILQNELGKVYDGLKQQTQPPYFIDFRVNQMKMWMLQFSSGSLTGDQNVATRVLTVGMRVGSYQRDNSHSTGDDGENSFRQGYSFPQLLPIEDDSLAISQSVWLTSDLAFKQARQSFKGMETKPTDDKEGSKIADFSQAKPVQYFEPDTMPAPSAAELDRWKDELRTLSAFVAKDTNVVNSEAILLIMNERIYYLNTEGARVVQNRPRLQLQLMATVRTVGGNLAPLFKSYYATSLNEFPSNEVLMKDAADLANLLSQLRTAPQAEPYAGPVMLSPEAAGVFFHEIFGHRVEGQRLNNENDGQTFKDKIGKKVLFPGLSVVFDPTASTLDGVKLFGNYKYDDQGVLGQPVTVVDKGVLKNFLMSRTPTEGIAQSNGHGRAQMGRAPFSRQSNLFVKFSSGDSDAELRKLLIKECRKQGKAYGYYFKEVYGGFTTTMRFSPNVFNILPTVVYRIYADGRPDELVRGVTLIGTPLAVFSEIVANGDRSGVFNGFCTAESGSIPVATISPALVIKKIETQKMPEESVVLPQLSSPIVKP